The Infirmifilum lucidum DNA segment CTTCTCTCTTCACGTCTTGCAGCTCCAACGGTAACTGCTTTCCCTGCTTGAGCTCGCCCTTAACTCTCTGCTTAATCTCAGAAGTGTCTATGCCCACCCTATCGAGGCGCCTAAGGATGAGGGGCGTTACCCTTAGGCCCCCAAAGACTATCCCTGCAGCGCCGTGGGCCTTTGCTTCATCAATCATCTCGTCCAGCTCGCCAGTATTGACACCGGGTATGAGTGGTCTGAGGAAGACTACCGGGTTTAACCCGTGCTTCCTCAATAACTTCACAGTGTCTAACCTATCCTCTGGGTGGGGGGCCTTAGGCTCGAGCTTCTCGGCGTGTTTCAAGGTTACCAGCGTAACTAGAACGCTGAGCGGTAGCTTGACTGACGCCAGCGCTTTGACTTGGGCTTCGCTCAGGGTACTCTTGGTAGCGACTTGCGTCGGGTTTCCAAGGTACTTGCTGAAAGCCTGCAAGTACTCTAGCGTACGTGAGAAGGCTGATGCGTCTACGAACGGCTCGCCTAAACTCCCCACGGCAATTAGCGTGCCAAGCCTTCCCGGAAGGAACGAGGGGTTTAGCAGGAGGGCGTAGGCCATCTCCTCCCCTGTGAGCCCGTAGACGCGGTACGTCGAGTTACTGACCCCCATGTCCGGCAGGTAGCAGTAGGAGCACTGATAGCTACACCCCACCACGCTGTGCACCGTAGCCCCGCAGGGCCTCGGGGGCTTCCTCGCGTGGTAGTCTCCTTTAACCTTCTCGATGCTATCCGAGGGCAATTTAGCTTCGAGTTCCTTCGTTACAAGAAGTTTCCTGTAAAGGAAGCCGCGAAGCGAGAGCTTTAGTGCCAAAAGCTACACCGTTTGGGGGTGTATTTGCCCGCCCTCTAGTATCTACCTGTATCTCGGCCTAAGGGCAACATGCCTGGGAAGCCTCGAGCTAACTAGCGGGTAGCCCCGGACGTCCTCCCTGAGCCTGGCGAGCAACTCTTCGCGCGTCATCTCCACCTGCCCCTTACCCCGAATTCTCACGTTAAGCTTACCTGTCTCGACTTCCCTCTTCCCAATGACCACGATATATGGTATCCACTTCACTTCCGCATCTCTGATTCTTTTCGCTATGCTCTCGTCTCTGTCATCCACGTCTACCCTGAAGCCCTCACTTTCCAAGAGATCCGCTAGCTTATCGGCCTCTAATAGGAATTCCCTGGAGAACGGGATTATCCTGACCTGGACTGGTGAAAGCCAGGTGGGCAGTGCCGGTAGCTCGCCGTTTTTGGCCTTCTTCGCCGCGGTGTCTAGCACGGCGAAAATGTACCTCTCCACCGAGCCGATTAGGGCTGTGTGGATGATTACAGGGTACTCACGCTGGCCCTCCTCGTTCACGTACGTAATGCCAAAGCGCTCAGCGTTGCCCACGTCTATCTGGAACGTCCCTATCTCCCTGGGCCTCCCGAGCTCATCGATTATGTTGTATTCCACGTTGAGAACCCAGTAATACTTACCCTCGGGGACAAAGTGAAGGAGAATCGGCTTCCCCTCCTTTTCCACGAGCCTCCTTATGTACTCTCTGTTGGACTCTAGGAAAGACCTCGTCAGGTTGTATATACTAACGTAATCGCGCCCGAGCCTCCTTATCTCCTCGTATATCTTCTCGTGCACCCTAAATGAAATCTCCATGGCCTCCTGCAGATCCCTGCAGAATATGTGGAGGTCTGGCATCGTAAACTTCCTGAGGCGGAAGCACAGGAGCAGTTCGCCTGGCTGTTCAAGCCTGTAGCTGTCGGCTATCTCGAGCATACCGAGAGGGAGGTTCCTGTAACTTATCTCCCAGTCCTTGATCATCGCGAATTGCTGGTGGCACGCGGCGTACCTCAGGACAAGCTTCTTTTCGTCCACTTCTAACTGGTAGAGCCTGTCGCCGTATAGCTGGGCGTGTTGCAGGACAGGCTTGTACTCCAGGTTGAAGGTATTGGTGCCCCTCACCTTGTATACTGGTATTCCAAGGCTCCTGGCAACCTGCCACGCATACTCGGCAACAGCCTCAACCATTATAGTGGCTTCAGGGCCATAGCGCATATGGCCGAGATCACTCATGGGCTCCCACTCGAGGCCAAACTTCCTGCAGTAGTCTAGGTAGAGCGGCTCTCCCCCCTCACGTCTCCGCTTGAACACTTCGGCCTCTAGTAGAGCTATGAAGTCCTCTGGAAGCCCACTAGGTAGCTCCTCTACGCTGACGATTCTACCATCCGGGAACATCACTGCGAAATCTTCAAAGCCGTGCTTGGGCTTCTCGCCTGGCCGTATAGTACGTGAAAGCTCCGAGAGTGGGTGGCCATAGCACTCCAGCGTGAAGCGCTTATACCACCCGAATGGCGCCCTCTGAACTCTAACGCCACGTACCTTCAACTGCTCCTCGATAGATTTAAGCAGGGGTAGGGCTTCACTGGCCTCAGCGAGGTTTTCGGAGAGGTGAGCATAGGGATAGACCACGACCCCGGACGCCCCGACGCGTTTATAGACGCTCTCTATCTCTCCAGTTGCTTTCCCGACAATCTCGGGGTCTGAAGAATCCCCTTTTTCGACAGTCACGAAGGCTACAAGGACGTTTTCCGCCCTGCCGGACTTATTGCTATCTGAGAGCTCCTCTGCCGTGTCGACAGCTTTCTGCCTAGCCTCGTACTCAAAGGTCTTAGCATGGATGAGCAGTACTTTCAATACATGCCACCCCTCGGACTACACGTCCAGGCAATTAAACCTATTCCAGCACTTACTCGAGGTCGCCAATCCTGGGGCCGAGTTTTTTGAGCTTATCTTTGATCTTGCTGTACACTTGCTGGTCGAGCGCTTTTGCCTCCTCCTCGATAGAAAATTCCTCTTCCTCCCTCCTAGGTCTAAGAGCCTCGAGTTTAAGTTTACACGTGCTGTCTGGCATTAGAGCGTGCCTAGCACACCCGGCGAACTGGCACTTTGGGCCAATACAGTTGTCTCCAATCCACGTACAAAAGGCTTCAACCCCCCTCCTGGTACGCCTGTAGATAAGAGCGTTCCTGTAGCACGTAAATGCTCTGAAGGGGCAATGTGGGGAGCAACTCACGTCGTTTTTCTGCATAGAATTCCCCGCATTGCGGAATATCTTCAGCAACACGCATTATTGAACTTTACCCTGTCTAATAATTAGAACACCAAGGGCTCTAGCCCCCTAGACAGCAGGAAGTCGTTGAGCTCCTCTAGTGTGGGAGAGGAGTGGGCCCCTACCCTAGTAGACTTGAGAGCCCCGGCCGCGTTGGCCAGCAAGAGGCACCTTTCATAGGGCAGGCCGAGCTTCCAGGCAATGAGGAAGGCGGCGTTAAAGGCATCACCGGCACCCGTGGTATCTATAACGTCGACCCTAAAGGCTGAAGCCTCTACGTTAAGCCTGGGTATCCTGGAGCCCCTCTCTCCCTCCTTTACTACGAGCAAGCCCTGATAGACGTCCTCTAGCTTCCTGCCTCCAAGTGCGTGGTACTCGCGTATGTTTACGAAAAGCACGTCTGTAACCTCGAGAACGGGGCTTAAGTACTCGAGACCCTTGGAAGCTACAGCCATGCCGGGATCATAGCTCGTCGTGAGCCCCCTCTTCTTAGCCTCTGCAAGCATCCAGAGAGTGTACTCCGGCTTAGTGCTACTCAAGTGGACGTGACCCGCCTCCTTGAAGAGAGTGCTCAGGTCGAAGACGCCAGGCTTTAAGTCTAGGTTTGCCCCCCTCACAGCCACCATAGCCCTGTTGCCCCTAGAGTCCAACAGTATAACCACCCTCCCAGTCGGCTTCTGAGACCTTATTATGCCGTGGGTAGCTACACCCTCCTTCCTCAAATACTCTACGATGAGGCCCCCCTGCTCGTCGTTCCCGACAACGCCGGCAAAGACTACTCTAGCCCCGAGCCTCGCCAGAGCGACTGCGACGTTTGTGGCTGCTCCACCAAGCCTCTTGAAAAAATCCCTTGCTTCCTGTGCCTCATCAGCACCAGGAATGCTGTCTACCAGGTAGTACTCGTCTACGCTCGCATTCCCTGAGACTATGAACGAAGGCCCAGCTGTCACGGCTACCAAAGAGACCCACTACTATATCTGCCTGTCGACTAGAGAGGTTGACTAGAGTAAAGAATAAAAATAATACTGACCCCGCACCTTACTACGCAGGGGTGCTTGTTTGAGCGAGGAGGCTAAGAGGCTTGCCGAGATAAAAGAGTTTCTCGAGAGGAAACTCGAGGAGCTCAGGCGCGAGGAACAGGTACTAGAGGAGGCCCTGAGGCTCGTGAACCAGGCCTTATCTTCCACAAGTTTCATGAAAGCCTCAGAGCTGCTACAAAAAGCACAGCAAGCTGTAGAGGCAAAACCTGCAGCGGTTCAGGAGGCGAAGGCCAAGGGCGCGCCACTGGAGGAGGCCCTAATAACCTCTGCTACAACTGGCGAGCACTTGGCAAGGGTGCTAGTGTACCCCGATAGCATAGAGGTTATCTTACTGAAGGAGTTTTCCGCGAGCACACCACCTTTCGAGTCCTTCTTCGTCCGGAAGGTTCTAGAGGGCTTCAAGAAGAAGGATGAGGATCTAGTGTCCAAGGGTGAGAAGTCTCCGGGCGAAGTCTTCGACTACGAGGTAGTGGAGGACAAGGGTGTCCTGAAGAAGATCCTCATTAGGAACTACGGGGACAAGCGCGTGGTGAACGAGATAAAGAGCACTCTGCGCTGGACCCTCAACAAGATGCTCTCAAGGTCAGGGCATGAGTAAGCTACTGTTGGAGAGCCGTCTTGCGCTGCGACTTGTACATCTCCATGAGCTCAGCCTCCGTCGTCGCCTGCTCCGGCTTCTTGTCGAACCTATACCTGCCCGTAAACCTCGGGAACCTAATTGCCAGGCCTGACTCGGGCTCTACTTTGCCGAGGGCACAGGTGTGGAGTGGGCTGAGAGTGATCTCGGCTCCTATAATCTCGAGAACAACAGCTGGTACAAACCAGACGTCCGCTTCTATCCTGGAGACAACCCTGGGGTGGCGGTGCGGTATGCGGTATGGCTCGAGGAGCTTAGGCAGGTTGGCTAGATCCTCGTCGGTGAAGCCCGTACCGACTTTACAGACGGTCTTGAAAGTGTCGCTCTGGGGGTCGTAGGCGGCCATAAGGAGAGCGCCATACGTCCCAGCCCTCTTGCCCCTGCCGTGGAAAGCCCCGACCACTACGAGGTCTACGGTGTCCGTCATCTCCATTCTGTAGTCGCGTTTGAACTTTATCCAAAGCCAGCCCCTCGCGCCCATCTGGTACACGCTCTGGCCTGATACAGACTTGCACATCACGCCCTCGCAGCCCTCGCTTATAGCCTCCTCGAAGAACAAGAGGAGATCCTTCGCGTTGTCGACGAGCCTCGCCTTGGAGAGCAATATGTCCTCGCTGCCCGCGGGCACTATGGACTCCAGTATTTTCCTGCGCTCCGGGAGCGGCTTCTCGATGAGCTCCTGGCCGTCGAGGTAGATTATGTCGAAGAGGTACACTCTGACGGGGTACTCCTTCATCGCTTTGTCCACGTCGTACTTCCTCCTCCGGTGCATTAACTCCTGGAAGGGGAGCATTTCCCCGGTGTCTGAGTTGTATGCTACAATCTCGCCCTCTACGACAGCCTCCTCTGCTTTAAGCATAGACACGAAGTTCACGACGTCGGGGTAGTGGTGTGTTATGTTCTCCAGCCTCCTGCTAAAGAGCCAGACTCTCTCGTCCTTCTTGTGCGCCTGCACTCTCTCGCCGTCGTACTTGTACTCTGCGAGGCATTGGCCCCCCAGCTTCTCGAGTATCTCTGCTGGGTCGCTGAGCCGCTCGGCAAGCATGGGCAGTACTGGGACGCCGACCTCGATCTTTATCGCTTTAATAGCCTCCAGCCCGTTTGAAGCCAGCTCCTTCGCGATGAAGCCTAGATCCGGCCTCTTCGTGTAGGCTCTTTCTACCACCTCTCTAGCGGCCTTTGACCCCGTGAAGGCCACGGCTAGGGCGTCTAGTATAGTCATGTCGGCTATGCCCAGCCTGAGCCTACCTGTAACCGTCCTAACGATGTACCTGGCCTCCTTGGGTTTAGCGTCGGATAGCAGGCCCGCGAGGGTGTTTACCTTAGTGTCCTGGCTGCCCTCGCCTGTAGCTAGGGCTATCTTCATGAGGGAGCTGTAGACCTGGGAGATCGTGAGTTCGTGCTTAAGGCCCTCCTGCCCTATGAAGCCTAGCAGGCCGGTGGCCTGCTTCGGCCTGGAAAGCAACTGCTCAGCAACGAGACCTGGGTCGCCGACCTTCTTGTAGAGTTCTTCAACTGTCTTTAGCGGGACACCTGTAGCCTTAGATATTGCCCTGAGCGTGAGCTTCTCGGCAACGCCCAGCTCGACACCCTCGTAGTCGGGCCTCAACTGCCCCTGGGTCAAGTATACCACCTTGTCCAGCACCTCTACGGGCGTCTTCTTGAACAGGGCGACGAGGTAGTCTGTCATGGCAAGCCTGCTGGACGTGCTCTCGATCTTCTCGTAGAACTCTACTAGAACGCTGTACGGCAGATCACTTTGAGACATGTCAACCCAGCTATATTAATGCTAGCCCGGATTAAAAGGTTTGACCCGGCTAGCTGTACGGCTGGCCTCTAGCGTGGCCTCCTCCTACCACACGGCGGGTTGTGGGGGTCTGGAACCACGACGTGTAGGAGCTTACACCTGCTCCTGGCCTGGTCGTAGAAGAGGCACGTGAAGCAGGTTCCCGCTAGCTCTCTGGCCTGAGCAGGGGGCTGTTGCGCTACGGGTTGCGGTTGCGGCTCTCGGGCCTGCTGGGGCTCCGGCTTTACCTGCTGCTTCTGCTCAAGTCGTTGAGTACCGGGCAGGGGTTTAGGGTACTGTGGGGCCTGCTGGGGCGGCCGGGGCCTAGCCTGCTGCGGCTGGAGCAGTGACTTGGCCTGCGGTTTGGCGGGCTGTACGGGCCTAGGCTCCTGCTCTACAGGAACTTCTACTGGGGCCAGCTCGATGGGAGGCGGCGCTTCAGCTGGCTCCCTAGGCTGTGGCGCAACAGGCTTCACGGCCTGTGAGGCCCCTATCTCTCTACGGGGGGCTTCTGCTTGTGGGAGCCTTTCTTCCGGCTGTGCCTCGAGCGGCGCTATGCTCGCGAGCTCCGGGGACAGGCCCTGTACCAGGAGCCTTATCTCCTGGCGGTTCAGGTACCTGCCTTCGACCGCCTTCTCGCCGTCGACCACGACTGCTGGTACTGCTCTAATGCCGTACTTCTTGAACTCGGCCACGTATATCCCGCCGAAGACCTCCTCGAGGCTCTGGAGCCACTCCTCGAACTTCGACGGATCCTTCAGGCTGAGTAGCCTCACCATGAGCTTGGGTCTCTCGCCTCTCGGGATAGCGTTTAGCTCGGCTTTGAATGCGTCGAGCATCTCCTGGGCTCTGTGGTCGCGCGGGAGGAATACTTTAATCTCTTTGACCACTTAGCCCACCACTAGCTCCTACACTGTCTCTCGACGGACATAATAATTAAGTTATCTTTTCGAATGAACTCCAGTAGGGCCTAGAGGGGTACTTCGAGGAGCCTCTCCGTGACGTCTCCCCTCGGCGTCACCTCGACGAATATCTGCGCCTGGAAAGTGTAGACCTTAAGCCTGCCCGTCCTCCAAAAGTCCTCCGGGAGCCCTGCCTTGAGGCACGAGTAACTGAGGAACTTCTCGACGTCCCACCCCTCCTCCACCGGGACTTGTGGCAGCAGGAGGCCCCTAGCAAGCCCGTACTCCACGAGGAGCCCGTCCCGCCCCACCTTCACCTTGTCGAGTAACTCTCTGTAGTCCGCATATTGTACTGGCTCGGGCTTCGTCAGGACGCTGACCTCGAATACGACCTCGTCTAGCTCCCTGGGCGTGACCGGCGGGAACCTCGGGTCTTCTGTCGCAGCGGCTATGGCCGAGCGAATAGTGGCCTCGGCTAGGGGGAATAGAGGCTCGGGATAACCTATGCAGCCCCTCAGCTCCCGCCTAGCCTGCCTGGTCACCGGGTTGACCACGATTCTCTCGATCGTGACGAAAACCCCGGACTTCTCGAGGAGGCTCCTAGGGGTGTCTGATGGCGGGTCGATTATCACCGCCCTCTCGAGGTACTCCTCGACAGCCCTCCTGGCGAGCCTCACCAGGAAGGCGCCCTCCTCAGCAGAGAGCTTTCCCATAGACTATGCACCTCACTTTTTCCAGAGTTTTCTCAATCTCCCTAATATGCGTGCCGAGCCAATAAACTTGTCCACACCCTGTGCACACGTAGAACTCGCTGTACGCGTCCAGAACTCTGGCCGGTACGAGGCCGGCAACGTCCTCCCGCGAGGCACGCGCGAGCGGGGAGCCGCATATAGAGCAGAGGGCTCTCTCAGGCCTGAAGATAGGCTCGACGCCCAGCCTCTGGAAGACGTGCGCGAGGACGTCCTCCTCCCTGCCCTCGGGCACCAGGAGCGCCTTGAAGCCCCTCCTGGAGAGGTGCCTCTGGAGGGCTTTGTCCCTGGTCAGGAAGAGGAGCCCGGGCTTCTGCTCCAGCAGGGTCTCGATCTCCCTATCGTCTGCCCCGGAGTAGTACAGGGCCCTCACGCCCACCAGCCTGAGCCACCGCGCGAGCTTGCCCAGCATCCCGTCTACCACTACCTCCAACTACGCCACACCCGCTAGGCTCGGCAGGGCCTTCTGCAGGCTCGAGGAGTCGAAAAAGTATGTTCTATTGCCCTCTCGAACCAGGATCATGGAGTACCTCCTGAGGGCCTCTGCCAGATCCATGGACTCCAAGTGGTCTGGCTCGAAGAGCGCTCCGGCCACGCGTGAAACTCTCGTCGAGAGCAGTTTGGGAGCCTTTAAGTTACGGCTCAGGGCGTAGTACGCCACATCAGCCACTGTCACGAGCTTATAGACGCCGCCAGCGTAGCAGACGGGGAGGGCTATCGCGCCGGTATCGAGGAAAACCCTAACGGCGGTCTTGAGCGTGGAGTTGCACCTCACGCACGGCAGGCTATAGGGCTTGAGCCTCTCCAGGAATGCGTACTCGCCGAGCATGCCGCTCTCAAGTATGTAGAGTGAGAGGGAGCGGGGCGTGTAGGCCCTGCCCTCCCTCCTCGACACCAAGTACTGGCCGGACGAGACGCGCTTCAAGGCCGCGCTAAACCCCGGCACGCCCGATATTGTGACGACCGTAACGCTGCTCCTGCCGCCCACTACTCGGGTCAGCACTGACCCGAGGTAGAGTAGCTCGCCCCCAAGCGAAACCACCAGGCTCGTGAAAGCCTCCTCTCTCATCTTGTCGAGCGCGTCCCGTAGCCCCCCCGCCTTCAAGACACCCTCGCTGTAGCTAGCCCCCAACCCTCACCCACCTCTCCACGTGGAAGGTGCCGGCGGGCAGTAGCTTCAAGACTTCCTCGAGCCCGGCTCTAACCCCGCATTCCCTCCTGAGGAAGTCTACAACCTTTCTGGCTGTGAGCTCCCTCGCCAGCGGCCCAGGGGTGAGCTTGAGGAAACACCCCTCTTCGGGGCTACGGGACACAGGAAGGGCCACGAGAGCGCCCCCGCTGGAGCCGACAAGTAGCTCTAGCGGCACCCCGCGTATCCAGTTCCTCTTGCCGTATATCATGAAGGCGCCCTTGCCCAGGTACTCGCCGCTGGGCGCGGCCTTCGAGACCTGCGTGGCGGGAACCCAGTAGACGTCTACGGCCATGAGGCCGGCCTTCCAGGCGCTGCTGTAACACGCGGCGAACTGCGCGGCCTCGAAGATGTCCTTCTCGGGAACCTCCCGGCCGCCCGTCTTCAGTATGGTCGAGGGCGCCCCGTGTATGTCGGCGTGGAGGAATATGTCGTGCTCTTCCATGTACCTCCTGACCAGCAACTCGTTCTGGCCCGCAGACTTCCCGGCGACCACTAGGAAACCGCTAGACGTGAAGAAGAACCTGAAGTCCTTGTACCAGGGCCCTCCCCCAGCCCTCCTAGCTGGAACAACAACCTTCTTTGGCTCGGACTTGCTCGCTGCAAGTAGAGGCATCTTCGCCCTCAGGGACTTCGCCTTCTCGAAGAGAGCCTCGGCGTTGGCGTAGGCACTCCTCCTGGCGTCGACCTCAATGTCGACGCCCCCGAGCGTGAGGGTTATAGACCATTTAGCGTGGTTGAAGCCCTTGACTTCAGGGTACTTCGCCGCGACCTCCTCCTCTATTGCCCGCCAGGTAGAGCCCTGCTCTCTGAGCGCCCTGTAGTAGTCTATCACTTCCTGGACTCTGGGCGCATTCTCCATGAGGAGCCTGGCAGAGGCCTCGATAGTCCTCAACGCTTCCTCAGCTCTATCAGCCGGCGTAGCCCCGGCCGCCACCTCCTCCGGGAGCATGAGCCTAGACATGTATGGCGGGAACTCCTCCTGGAAGTCAACCGGGACGGGCCCGGAGCCTAGGTGTAGTGGCTTGAACGGGTACACTTCAAACCCGCCCCCAGTCTCAACCTTGTAGCCGCTCCTCTTATCGGCTAGGGCCTCTAGGTATATCTCTCTAGCCTCCTCGAGGACTCTTACAGCGTCTTCTGCTGAGCTGAGCTTCGATTGCGGGTCTACGCCTAGGCGGAACGCCGCCTCGTAGACGACTTCTGGCGGCAGGGAGGAGGCCTGAGAGAGGGCAGTCACCACGTTCCTGCGCTTCAGCGAAGAAGCCTTCTCTACAACCTCCCACGGCGGCGCCGAGAAGTCAGCCAGCTTCGGGGGCGGCTTGTAGGGCTCGCCCCTCCTTATAGCCCTGTCGCGCATGGTTTTCTCTTCGAGAGCGTAGAGTACCTTCCAGCCTGCGTCGAGGAGGACTATGTTCCCCTCTCTAACCCACTCTAGTACGAGCGTGAAGCCCGTGAAGTCCAGCGCCAGCGCCCTGTCGTCGTTTACAACGCTCACAGCGTTTACGCGCTTGCCCTCCAGGTCTCTGAGGGGCTTCAAGCGGGAGGGGTTTGCCAGCTCCACGCCCCCTAGAGCGGGACACGCCCCGCGCCTTGGGTGGAAGAGCATGACGCCAGACGAGAACTGCAGGACTGTGAGGCTGCCCTGGACTAGGGCCTTCGCGAGCCTCGAGCCTTCCAAGCTCGCAAACAAGTCCCAGAGCTTGTACACGTCGAGCAGGCTTACACTCCTCCTGCCCCCCACAGCCGACACGGTGTTGTGGGCGCGTATGTCACTAAATAGCATTACCCCGGCCTACACTTCCAGCACTACCCTGGACGGGCAGTAGAAGTCCAGCGCGAGGCGCCCGTCCTGCCTGGCGACCAGGGCCCTGTGGGTGTAGTAGGCCGAGAAGACCTGCTCGCCGAAGCTCCTCCCCCCGCTCCAGTAGTTTATGAATATGGAGCCCAGGCCCCTCGAAGCCCTGTCCACGGCGAGGCCCAAGAGCGAGGCTACGAGCCCCCACCTAGCCCTGTACTCGAGGTCGAAGGCGTGGAAGACCCTTGGAATACTGTCGAGGACGACTACGCCCTCCCCGGCCGTGGAAAATGCAGAGAGGAGCTCGAGTGGGTCGCCGGGAGACTCAAAGGAGACGCCGCCCCACCCGCCGCGGGAGCGCCAGTAGGTTCCGGAGTAGTCGAGGTAGAGGGCAGTGCCGCCCAGGGCTGACAGGAGCCTGCGGGCGGCCTCGCGCCTGCCAGACCCCGGCCTGCCCGCCAGCTCGAGCACGAAGCCGCCAGACAGGAGGCTTTTAAGGCTCCTCGACACCCCCCTCACCTATCCTGAACGTTGCCGACGCGCGGGGCCAGGGGCTAGACAGAACGACGGCGTCCCTGAGCTCCCCCCTCCGCTTCAGCAACAATGAGAGGCAGGCGTAACCGTCTAGGTGCGCGCCGCCTGCAGGCGAGACGCCGTCATGCGAGACAACATCCCTAGTTGCCACGACGATAGACCCCGCGCGGGCGACGCGCCACAAGGCCCTCACCACGCTCGAGTACGCCTCAACCCTCTCCTTCGGGTCTAGGGACTCGGAGCGTATGAGCCCGGTGAGCTCGTCGACGACGAGGAGGCCCGCGTCCCCCGAGACGACCTCCACGAGCGCCTTCTCCAGTAGCACGAGGAGGTGCTGGAGGCTCAGGGCGCGCGCGTAGGTTATCCCCGACAGGGCCTCCGAGGGCTCAACCCCCCTGGCATAGGCGATCGCAATAACCCTCTCGGGCGCGAAGTCGCCCCTCGTGTCTACGAAGACAGCCCTCTTCCCCAGGCCCCCGCTGTCCACCGGGAGCTGGACGTTAACGGACAGCTGCATGCAGAGCTGGGTCTTGCCGCCACCGGCCTCCCCAGAGAAGTCGTAGACACAGCCTGGCTCTAGCCCCCCGCCCAGCACTGCGTCTAGAGCGCTAACCCCCGTCTTCAGTATAGCGGGGGCCTCGCGATACTCTACACCGCGCCTCGGGTACGGGGGTACGGGGAGAATTCCCAGTACATCTGGAACAGGCACAATTAGAAAAATGGAAAAAGGTAAAAAAGTTAATTTTTGGTTTAGAGGCCTTTTAGCGGACTTGAGTCCCAGCTTCAGCTGGAGCAATGACCTTGGCGAGCCTGCGGCGCCTGTAGACGCTGTACTCGTGGGCGATTATGAAGATCACGAGGACGAGGAGTACTAGGAGCAGTATGAGGCCGAGGAACTCGCTGCTGCTCATCTCCCAGCCGGCGATAGTGAGGAATATGTCGAGCTTGAGCTCGACCACAGCTTCCTTGCCGCCAGTGACCGTGGCCGTGGCGCTAGCAGTCCTGCCGCCCTTGCCCGCGGTGATTGCATAGGTGCCCTCGGGTATCTCCATTGTCACGACTCCGCTCGCGTCTGTCGTGAACGTGCCGACCTTCTCGACCGCTACTGTCGCGCCCTCAATGCCCTGGCCCCTAGCGCCGAGAACCTTCACTGTTAGCTTGCCGATCTTGGGCACCGTGATCCCGACTGCCGGCTGCCTGTCAACAGAGCCAGTGTAGGCCACAGGAATACCCTTCCAGCTGTCAACACTGAAGGAGATCTTGCCAGGCGGAACCTCCCTGACCGTTATGCTGCCAGTGCTGTCTAGGGCGTCAGTTATCTTCCTGCCGTCGGGCGTGGTTATGGTGACCGTCGCGCTAGCCATCGACGTGCCGAACGGCGTCGTGAACGTCAGCTTGACGTCGTAGATGTCGAGCCTGACCTCGAAGACCTGGAGGCTCGTCTCGAACCTGCCCTTCTCGATCTTGATGGACTGCTTCGCGACAGTCCCTACGCCCGCTAGGTCGACGCTGACCTGATATGCTCCGTGAGGCGCCTGGCCGTGGTCAGCAGGCGTCTCGGGGCTGTACTTGCTGCTCGGGTCGAACGGCCAGCTCTTGACGATGTCCTTGGCCAGCCTGAGTATGACGCTTCCATCGGTTGCAGGCTTGTCCTGCGTGACGACGCTGTCGGGCCACGTGACGGTCACCGTGATCTTGTCAAGTATAGCAGGGCTGAGAGCGCCTCCCTGGGCGTTCCTCAGGACGAGCTTCGCGACGTACACGAAGGTCTCGAGGGTCGTGCCCTCGCCTGGGGCGTAGTCCCTCGGCCTGTCGTAGTCAGTGTATGTGTCGAATATGACTATCTCCTTGGGTATCTTGCCGGCGGCGCGGAGCAGGTAGCTGTCGCGCCAGTACACCAGGAGCTGGTACTTCTGGGTGTGGGTGTCCGGCGGGGTGCCCGCCGGCGGCACGAGCAGTACTACGTTACCGTTGGCGTCCGTGAAGCCTATGACGCTGGGTATGGCCTTGGCCCTCGGGCTCCTGAGCACGGCCGCGACCATGGCGTTCTGGAGCGGCTTGCCGGACCAGTCGAACACAGTCACCTTTATAGCGTCCCAGACCAGCGGCACGCAGGCGCCGCCAG contains these protein-coding regions:
- a CDS encoding radical SAM protein, producing the protein MALKLSLRGFLYRKLLVTKELEAKLPSDSIEKVKGDYHARKPPRPCGATVHSVVGCSYQCSYCYLPDMGVSNSTYRVYGLTGEEMAYALLLNPSFLPGRLGTLIAVGSLGEPFVDASAFSRTLEYLQAFSKYLGNPTQVATKSTLSEAQVKALASVKLPLSVLVTLVTLKHAEKLEPKAPHPEDRLDTVKLLRKHGLNPVVFLRPLIPGVNTGELDEMIDEAKAHGAAGIVFGGLRVTPLILRRLDRVGIDTSEIKQRVKGELKQGKQLPLELQDVKREAVRIAREKGLAPFLSACCANNYSAMLYDGLRAPCPGLDYIEGKFCTLCPVQCPGIKTLVDEAEVREDLEKLTSRRVIRLFVDEKFIRAQLDGKKRLSVRERAIVEVGYRRRVVLE
- a CDS encoding threonine--tRNA ligase; the protein is MKVLLIHAKTFEYEARQKAVDTAEELSDSNKSGRAENVLVAFVTVEKGDSSDPEIVGKATGEIESVYKRVGASGVVVYPYAHLSENLAEASEALPLLKSIEEQLKVRGVRVQRAPFGWYKRFTLECYGHPLSELSRTIRPGEKPKHGFEDFAVMFPDGRIVSVEELPSGLPEDFIALLEAEVFKRRREGGEPLYLDYCRKFGLEWEPMSDLGHMRYGPEATIMVEAVAEYAWQVARSLGIPVYKVRGTNTFNLEYKPVLQHAQLYGDRLYQLEVDEKKLVLRYAACHQQFAMIKDWEISYRNLPLGMLEIADSYRLEQPGELLLCFRLRKFTMPDLHIFCRDLQEAMEISFRVHEKIYEEIRRLGRDYVSIYNLTRSFLESNREYIRRLVEKEGKPILLHFVPEGKYYWVLNVEYNIIDELGRPREIGTFQIDVGNAERFGITYVNEEGQREYPVIIHTALIGSVERYIFAVLDTAAKKAKNGELPALPTWLSPVQVRIIPFSREFLLEADKLADLLESEGFRVDVDDRDESIAKRIRDAEVKWIPYIVVIGKREVETGKLNVRIRGKGQVEMTREELLARLREDVRGYPLVSSRLPRHVALRPRYR
- a CDS encoding carbohydrate kinase family protein, translating into MTAGPSFIVSGNASVDEYYLVDSIPGADEAQEARDFFKRLGGAATNVAVALARLGARVVFAGVVGNDEQGGLIVEYLRKEGVATHGIIRSQKPTGRVVILLDSRGNRAMVAVRGANLDLKPGVFDLSTLFKEAGHVHLSSTKPEYTLWMLAEAKKRGLTTSYDPGMAVASKGLEYLSPVLEVTDVLFVNIREYHALGGRKLEDVYQGLLVVKEGERGSRIPRLNVEASAFRVDVIDTTGAGDAFNAAFLIAWKLGLPYERCLLLANAAGALKSTRVGAHSSPTLEELNDFLLSRGLEPLVF
- a CDS encoding ATP-dependent DNA ligase — its product is MSQSDLPYSVLVEFYEKIESTSSRLAMTDYLVALFKKTPVEVLDKVVYLTQGQLRPDYEGVELGVAEKLTLRAISKATGVPLKTVEELYKKVGDPGLVAEQLLSRPKQATGLLGFIGQEGLKHELTISQVYSSLMKIALATGEGSQDTKVNTLAGLLSDAKPKEARYIVRTVTGRLRLGIADMTILDALAVAFTGSKAAREVVERAYTKRPDLGFIAKELASNGLEAIKAIKIEVGVPVLPMLAERLSDPAEILEKLGGQCLAEYKYDGERVQAHKKDERVWLFSRRLENITHHYPDVVNFVSMLKAEEAVVEGEIVAYNSDTGEMLPFQELMHRRRKYDVDKAMKEYPVRVYLFDIIYLDGQELIEKPLPERRKILESIVPAGSEDILLSKARLVDNAKDLLLFFEEAISEGCEGVMCKSVSGQSVYQMGARGWLWIKFKRDYRMEMTDTVDLVVVGAFHGRGKRAGTYGALLMAAYDPQSDTFKTVCKVGTGFTDEDLANLPKLLEPYRIPHRHPRVVSRIEADVWFVPAVVLEIIGAEITLSPLHTCALGKVEPESGLAIRFPRFTGRYRFDKKPEQATTEAELMEMYKSQRKTALQQ